TTATTTTATATCACTGTCCAGGACATAGTGCAGTATCAATATATACAGACATTGCTGTTATATGAGCTTTGGAGCAGGtgttgaaaacaaacaaacaaaaacattaaatgtttAGCTGGGAAATACGCAGAAATGATTTCAGCTTTGCTCTGCTTTATAAAGAACCCTTTCTTGCTTCTGCAGATGGGTTTGATAACATCATACGCACTATGGGCTGCTTCTAGGActtttggcatttttcttctctccaggaTCGTAGGTGGAATAAGCAAAGGGAACGTCAGCCTCTCCACAGCTATAATTGCTGACTTGCACTCTCCAAAAGCACGGAGCAAGGGCATGGTGAGTTACACATGTGGGGTGTATGTTTCTGGGTTGTTGCTAGGTAAATTTTAATTGATTGCAGGTGCTCAGAATGTCTTCCTCAGGTGTGTATTCATTGATCAAGTGAAAACACAACTTTATATACTACCCTGCTTCTGGAAGGATGCCAGATCATTTTGCTGGTGAGCTCTCAGACTTTACTTGTCAATGAATTTTACCTACAAGTGAAATGCAGATGCCCTAGAGGTGGAAAAACTACCTGTGTAACTGTTACAACTGTTACTCCTACTGGTAACTGTAATCTTCATTGTAATAGCTGAGAAATTGAAAGGTCTTATGGCCCAATTTTGGTAGCTGGAAGCCAGTTATAGGACAACCCCTTTTTTCTCACCTTCCCAAACTGTGGAAGTGCAGCAGGACTGCACAATCCTGACTTCCTTGGATGCTGCACTGGCTTCAGGATCTGAGCTCAGTGGGTAAAGGGTGTGGCATTTGGCTGACTGAGCAGCAAGTAATATGAACAGCTGCCTTGTCCTCTTCCAGAAGGCAGTGGACCAGATGGAAACACCCTGCAGGCTGAACTTTGCCTGTGAATTGCCAGTTAGATCTTTCATCTTATAAAAACCTTGGGGGTCCAAACTTCTCTCAACAGATTGTTACAAGCCACTATGCGAGACAGCTGCTTCTTGGGAGGGGAAAGCTTTAGATTTCACAGCAATAGCTAATGAATTTTCCAATCAATTTATTATTGTCCTGGTAAGCCAACgtgtatttttatgtatggAGAGGGATAGCCATACAGCACTAGTAAATAAAATGGGTCAGGGCCTATTTTTAGGGTCTGAGAGCAAGTCATGAGAGCAAGTCACTTAGTACAGCATGGCTCACGTCCATATGGCTATACTCTCTTTTCAGAGCAGAATAGGCATGTTAATTCTGCTTTCTGGGAAGAGAATAGCGTCTGACTGATGCTATTCGCAAACTGTGATGGGGCATTGGTTGGAAGAGTGCTAGCTGGGCAGGCTGAAACAACACTGGAGACTGTGAGGTGACACCTGAGTGTGCCCTAGCCTTGTTTAGTTTAGTACTATAGGTATAGTTAAATAGACTCAGGAAAGCAGGAGGATTGTGTCCTGGGATGTCATGTTTGGTTCCTGTATATGCAAGTATACATCTCTGAATGTCTCTTAAAGAAAATGAGCCAGATCCTGCACTGTTGTATTCTTAAGCAATCTCACTGAGGCTGATGACTCAAATCAGTGCTTTTTTAAGCTCCCACCCAGAGTGTACAGATTCCACCTCTTTTCCTATATGCTGGTTTCATAGTGAGTTCATCAATCCTCTTTAGTAGTTGCACTAAATTCAGGTTGTTCTGGGACGCCCCTCACCCTGTTTGCTCCATGAGACATAAATTCCTAAATACAGAAATTGCCAAAGCTTTTTAGAAGCTGTAGACATCATTATGAATTCCTACCATGGTGCTGTCCTCCCTTCTCCAGTTCTACACTACAAAAGTTTATCCTATGGCCGAAGGATCTGCTGGCTGAGCAGTCCCTGAGGTGAGAATCATTATTTCCCTTCCCAACTTCCTTTCACTTATAACCATGTTGCAGTTTGTTCCTGCCATTTTCCTGActagacagaaaataaaatcagttatttGGAAATAACAGTTTTTTCACATTTAACTGTCATTGCTGTGCACTCTGTACATCCTCAGGGTGGTTGCATTTCTTTAAGATAAATGCCAGGAATTCCAAACTGTTTTAGAACTGAGCTACCTGAACAAACTGGTGTCTAAAACCACATGTCTCTGTTCATTGTATCACTGCAGGCAATGATTGGCATTGCTTTCTCCCTTGGTTTTACCCTGGGTCCCATGATCGGAGCTTACCTAGCCATGGagacagagaaaggagaagtaTTCTATCTTCGTTCAGCATTGTTAGCACTCATGTTTGCTGTGGCTGatttaattttcatcttcttcctACTTCCGGAGACACTTCCCAAAGAAAAACGGGTAAATGGACTATCAATCTGAAGATCTGTGTTTCTTGTGAAAAACAGGATTTGAGAACTGTTGAAATACTGGAAACAATGAAGAAGGGGCTGAGTCAGTATCTCATGAATTTAGCTCATTCCTGGGACTAGGACTTAATATTATTATTCAGACTAGTGTCAAAGTGGTTGCATGATGGTCCTACCTCTTAGCCCAGTGTAATATGAGAAATTCTTTATAGGTAACATGTCTGCTTAATTGCTGGTTTTGGTGTGTAAGGTTTAAATTTCTAAAAAATTAATGGGACCTTAGGAGGAAGAGGGTGAATTTAAAACTGTGATCACAATGACTCCCTCAGGATGAATTTCAGCTAATCATAAAAGTAAACACATCAGAGACtggattttctttcatttagcCAGCATGTTAGAAATTTTCTTAACTATTATCTTGTCTTTGCTTGATTATTTTGGACACTCAAGTAGCAAATGACTGTTATCTCTGAGCTGTGTTGTCTTCCACAGGTAGAAAATATCTACATTTGCTAAAACTCAGTGACTGGATTTGTGGGGCCAAACATTTATTAACATTATGATTTAATTTTAAGTGATCGGACACTGTCCAAGATATATCTGATTAAAAATCTCGTGGAGCAGTCTCCTTTGGTAGTGTGGGAGACAATTCAGCTGTAGGTATCTGGGTGAAGCACTCAATCTGGGGCTTTCAGCTGGATTGGATCTTTCCTATCATCCCTTGTTTCTAAGCAGCACTCAGCCGTTGAAGCACGCTTGGTCTCTGGATAGCCAAACCCATTTGGCAGTGGGAATTGTTCAGGAAACTTTTGTCTGCAATGCTCCTGCTGGGGCAAAACTTTAGACCTTCTCTGagtgtttcccagcaggttgtGTCTCACGTGAAATTGGTCGCTCATGTTGTCTTCCCAAGCActacagctattttttttttctttttttttaacagccgTTCCATGCATCACCTCTTCCCCTTTCCTATTTGGCTGTTTCTAAACATTCCGGATAAAGTCCTGTTCTTGGTTAGAACTGCACGCTCTGGGGTGGTGGCAACATGTTGATGTAGGGAAGTGCTGTAGAGTGAATCTGTGTTCTATAAACAATTCCACCTTTTCTGTAGAGGGATAAATGGCTTCAGTGCCTTTTAGGACGGTGTGATGCCTGAATACCTCCCTCCCCGGTTTATTATTCTCTTGAGAGTTCTTCTGATAAGCTAGTCTGTGTTAGTCAACATGACTGAATTTTGATAAGAAAATGAGTGCTCTGTCCCTGCTTTTTGGGGCTCTGTGCAGCAGTAGGTATTGCGTGAGGTGGATTAAGAGCTGCCTCTCAGGGTCAGGTCCCAGTCACGCAAAATAGAGTGTTTGATAGCTGATGAGATAGTGGTTTGTCTGGCATTGGAACTTCTTGGGATTGGTATCAGTGTTAGTGCTTTTGTGCTGTCTCCTTTCAGCCTGCATCTGGGCAGTGGTCCCATGTGATTTATGTGTTCTAGGGTATTTGTAATTTCACTTATTAGgctgctttgctcttttcttggGTAATTCCTCTCAATTTCTGAGTGGGAGGGGAGCAGTTTTCTTGGCCTGTGGATGATGAAGGAAAGGCAGGTATGTTGGCTGCCCTTCTGGAACTTGGCTGGGCTGCTGAGCTGGAGCAGGTGCTCCCAGAGTATAGCAGTGGATGGGTTGGAAGGACAAAGCTGTAAAAAGAGGGGAAATTATAACGATAACCGGTAGGAGGACGTGTCAGTGGGATCAGACATCTGTTTCCTTGAAATATGCTGTGTTCTGATGATAGTCTTATTTCTTTATCAGTCCTCTTTTCACAGGAGAGAAGATCAAGTATTTCACATTCATTCATGTTGGAATTAACTTGTAGAAAGGGGAAGGtggagggggacagggagagcAGGGATGAGTTTTCATCCaaagagaacagattttttgctgtttttcttcccctttttttcaaCTGTTCAACAAGTTTATCAGGTGAAGAGTACCTGTACCTTTCACCTGTCAGAGACACTGGTCTTACATGAAGTGGCCAAAACAGCTTTTGCTGTTACCTGcttgggagaagggaggaataGAAAGGTCTCTAGTGGAATCTGTCCCCTTTAAGAGCTTTTGAGTTAATTTTTAGCTAAGCTAGTCATGGGCAAGGCTGCCTAGCTGGAGGGtcttacaactttttttttttttatggtgtcCAGCTAATTATGCAAGGACTATGTGTAGGGCTGTGCAGCATCACTAGCAAACTTAGGGAAAAATAAGGCTTTTGCTCTATGCATACTGAAGAGTGTCTTATTTGAAGGGTAAGGCTGGAGCTTGGAAAGCCCAGGCTGCATTCTTGATTTGGACTGACTGTGCCTTCAAGACATGTTACTTAGTCTCTCTGCACTAGAGGAAAACAGAGTAAACAAAGACACTGTGAAAAATGTCTGCCATTCAAGGTGACTTTTGGGGTAATTACGAAGTAAAATTGAGCAATTTTGGAGTAATAAATCATAAacatagaaattaaatacagtTAGATGTTGCAGATTTTGAACCTGTGAAGAATCTAAACTCCATGCAGCTGGTGACATTGACTGAAATTGGCAGTGTATACTTTGTTATTTGGGGGTGGTGAAACACTTTTGTCAGTTTTAGGACAATGTTTTCATTATCGATCAGTGGATTAAGTTGCTTCTAGACCACTGCTTCTAGGTCAAAGATAGGagacattaaaagaaatttacatgcacacacacatgtgtattaaaaaaaaatctaatacatatatatgtttcaTAAAACACTTAAGATTTtaaacatatacatatataatgtATATCCTCTGGACCAAACTGAAATCAACCTTGTAGTACAAAGAAGCTTGGCACCCTGTCTGATGTGGATAATAATTCAAAACAGGTACAAACTACAGGGCTTTTTTTATTACTGGCAAACATGCTTGAAGGGAGTTGCTAGCCACCAGATTCTCTATGCTGTAGTACAAACACCATCATGCCAACAAATGCAGGAACTGAGGATTGCTACAAGCCAGCTTCAGGAAATCCTCTTACAGACCTTTTAAAAGCATGAGGAAGCTTCTTCTTGGGAGTGCCTGTTTACTCTTTGCAATACATGCAGTGGAAGGGGAAATAAATCACCCAGTTTGCTCTATGTGGATCAGCAGCTTTATGGCTTTATACAAAACCAGCCTGGTATATTGAATTGGTTGCTGTTGTGAGACTAATGGGCTCCAGAGCTCTGCTGTTGGATACTCAGAAGCTCTGACTGTAAGACAGGGGTCATGTTAATACTATATTGaatgtttatttgtttacagCTTTATTAAAACCAGTGCATACAAATCCTGAGGTCATGTACCGAGATTATGTTCCACTGATAATTTGACCTTTAGTCTCTGCCCTCAGGGGATAATAGCGCTCTCCCTCCCTAtctgggaagagaaggaagctCATCAGATAAAGTCTGTGCAGTTCTTTGAAGACGTCAAATACTTAGTGTGATTATTCAGGATTCTTGAGTCTGTCTTATCTCTTCCTGTGACTGTCATGTAGAGTGACAGTCTAAATTCTCCTACTTTAAAAGGAATTGTTTCCTTAAGAATTTAgacattatttcttcattagtattttctttaattttctataccttagaataaaaaataaacaaatttaaaaaattgaattcCCTGTAGATCAAAGAATAAGCATCTCCTAAGCTCCTGTTGATGAAGAGCAGGgagagtgccatgagatgtgTAATTAGGTTGAGATGTACAGAGTACAAGGACCAGAAGTGctacaaaataaattttcctcttcaaaaagcCACACAATGTGTCTGGGCAGAATCTCTAAAATCTCTCCAAGGAATCTCtctaaaaattatattttccttttcttccccaggaGGTGTCGCTAGCTAAAAGAACAACCACTACCAAAACAGGCCGTTGTTTGATGTGCTACATGTACTGTTCTCAGACCTGTAGCACACAAGCAAATCCCCGGCTTCCCATGAACTTGCAGGCAGATAGGCCATTATTTGCCCAGTAAATGTTCATTGCACATGAGGGATGATGCAAAAAGCGAACCAAATAAAGGCACCTTCAGGTTTTGGAGAATGACCCTCTTCTGCTTTTAAGAACCCAGGGAAgaatctgttttctgtcttcagtgAAAGCTGCTATCGGTGCTTTACCTCCTAGTTATAGTGCTGGAGCTAGTTCTGTGTTCAGAAAGTTTGGGCTGTTGTTGGGGGTCACTCGAACCCCAATGCCAGTTCCCTTGTTTCATCTCAGTTAATTTGTGTAGGTGTATAAGCATATTTGACTGTTATTGTCAATTCCTTGCAGTAGTTATTACatcaggtttttaaataaacctCCTTCTTTCTCTGATCAGGTCTCTTCTGTGACGTCTGGATTTCAGGCAGCAGTTGACTTGCTCAGTCCTTTGGCTTTATTTCAGTTCTCTGCAGTCACCCGAGGAAAGGAATCTCCTTCAGAGGAGAGTAAGTGTTAGCTGGCTTTTTATAATATTGTATGTCTTTTTGTATGTGACAGTGGTTTCTAAGTGAAAACTTTACTCAAACCATTTCAGAAGGAGCACTCCATTCACTCATGTAAAACCCACCTCATTTAAAACTAAGGAACAGGGAATTGCAAGTTCCCTTGGATGCTGGTTCTGTTATTCCCAAAATAAGATTTTAGAGATTAGTGTTTTGAAGATTTCTGACTTGCTACTTGCTTTATCTTCAGGCACTGGCTGCAGCATGGGGTAAGTAAAGTGATTTTGAAAGATAGATCAAGGTATGAGTAAGGGAGATGTGAGTTTGCTTATTTGAGCTGCAAACCAGGAAACTTCagactgaaattttatttctcaatTCGGGACTTGGAGTTGTAGGATTTGAGCTGGCCATTTCtatatattaaattatttaagctgtagaaaataaatcagtgtttGGCAGCTACACCAACATATCATTCAGTCCTCCTTGCTGCTGCATCAGGAATAGAGTAGTATTTGCCACTTTGGAGAAAACCTGTTAAACCCTGCACTGGCAGAAGAATAAGTAAGGTAATATGTCACAGACCATTTGTAGCTTGCAGAAAGGGATACTGTGCTTTAGCCAGTATCATCCTGAGAGCAGCGTCAAAGTATTAGGTGGATACAGGtattgattaaaataaataaatcctcaTATAGGTGGGGGTGTGAGTGTGAGGCAGAGGGGCTGGACTGGGTGAGTGAGACCAGGGTGACCCATACAGAGATTAGTCTTTTTGGCTCTCCTTCCCTCATAAGAAGGGAGGTAGTGGGCAGAAGTCATTTTGTGGCATTGTCTTGTATGGATATTTAAAATGAGCATCTGAGGTGGGAACTTTTCCCTGTACAGTTGATAAATGTTGCTCTACTGTTGTTGTTACATTCTCAAGCTATGCTTGAAAAACACCACCgtgtttctctctcttccccccccccccttggtgtttgtttggttttttgtttgtttagatcTTCAGAATCTCAAAATCTTGGGCCTGGCTTATTTCCTCTACCTCTTCCTGTTTTCCGGCTTGGAGTATACGCTGAGTTTTCTCACTCACCAGAGATTCCAGTTCAGCAGGTATAGAAGATAAATATTGTATATTTTGTCTAGGTTATTTTCCAAAATCTGATTTGAGGtctcttcatttgttttcaagagagGCTTTATGAGGTTAGTAAAAACACTCAGAAAGCAACCACTGCGTTCAGTGATCCTTGGACTTTGTGggaagaattttgaaaatataggCACACTGTTTATCATGAAAGGAAATACTCATTCTACAACTTCTAATAACTAGAGAAAAATCAATACACAAGATTAAATTAAAGCTCCTGAAATATGTATAGCTGGGCTAGTTGTATTGATTATAATAAAACCTGTTCTCTTCTTGCCCAGAAGAGTTCTTCAGTATCAGGACAAATCTTGAAGCTCAAAAAAGGCTAAGGATGGAGAGATAACTATGTGATTACATTTGCTCATCAGAGTTCTGCATTGCATATGGTGTACAGTCATTACATCATAGAGTTTCATTTCCTTTAGtcaaacagaagagaagaaagagagcaGAATCCACTAACAGCAGCTCAGCTTGAAATACTTTTCCTGCCAGCTCATAGGAAGATTTCCAGCCAGGAACATGATCTTGCAGCTTGATTCCTTATGTGTGTCCTTTCCTTTGAGTAATTCTCAGAGGTTTGTCTCATCTTTCCTTGTCTGTCTTTCATTACAGTTCATGGCTTAACTAATGTGTGTGCATCAAGGAAAAGTTTTCTAGTGTATTAAGCTTGCTTCTGCACAGTCCTTTCAGGATGACCATGTAGTAGATACACAACTTCATGCTAACAGTACAGGCTGTGTGACAAGCAAGCTTGTTATGGAGGTGAGAAGTTTTAGTTGAGAATATCCACATAGTTTAGTAGGTAAGAGAGATGAAAGAgaaatttgaagaaatatttaaggGCAGAGGGAATAATGTTGCAAGCTTCCTGGTGCAATACATGATCAccaccatgccactgcccatGTTGTGTCTTGGTGACCTTAATCAAAGTCTGCATGAGTGGTGGCAGTGGTTGTGAGAAAGCAAAACACGTGTTCCTTGGAAACCAACAACTCCTGTGCATATGGCACAGACTTCCAGGGCACAGGGTAATTAACGTGTTGACTCTTTGTGGGCCACCCTAGAAACAACTAAACTACATCATAGCAGCCTAGAGATGATTGCAGCATTTGCCAGCAGCTGTCCCATCTCTACGTGAGACCTCAGAGGTTTATCTTCTTGCTGTCTGCCTGCCATGGAAATTAATGTCAACATATTAAGAACTTCGTGCTGCTCATGCGAGCactaaaaagcattttctctcaCTTGTCCAGGAAAGGGTCTACACTTGACCTGTGAATCCCAGGGTGGAATGCTCTGTGCGTGACTCCATAATCTGAGTTTTTTGCCTCCCTTCTAGCATGCAGCAGGgcaagatgtttttctttattggAATAACAATGGCTGTGATCCAGGGAGGCTATGCTCGTCGTATCAAGCCAGGAAATGAAATCAGAGCtgtaaaaaaggtaaaaaaataatacttttttttcttttcccccacaaATCTGCAATGTTAATTTTTAGTCTAAAGTGCAACAAAAGGTAGTTGGCGGCTGTAACTGTACTtgtcaaaacaaaagaaatatgtGCCTCATTAATCCAGCCAAATGAATTCTCAAGACCCTGGTTGTTGGGCACTTACCAGTCTAACTAAACTTTGGAACATTAGAGCCATTTCTTACCATATCAGCTATGATATTATTGAAACTTTGAGTTCTTCACATATAACTGCAGTAGGGAATGAGAACAGAGTGTCTGTCTGTGCAAGCTAGGTGAAGCGCTgtgaaggttttgttttgtttcagtgattTCTCTTGCAGTGCAGTCATTGAAACTATTAAAGCTGCTTCAGAGCTGATCTCTGACTCCTTTTCTGGCAAATTTTCAGCGACATCATCAGTCTGGCCATCTCCGTGCTTGACAGGCTTTCCCTAGAGTATATTTCACTGGTGGGCAGGGGGAAATAGCTTCTTCCTCCAATCTTCGATTTGTGGTCATCAGCATTACATGTAACAACAGCATGTACCAATGTTCCGACTGAAGTTTCACTGACAAAAGTGTTGCGTGCGTTTGTTTTGCTTGCCTCTTTCTTCAtagagatgctgctgctgctgtactgGGATGACAGGGAGCAGTTCCCTGCAGCTTACACAGCTGTGGAACAAGTAGACATGTCTTGTCACTTAACGTTTGTGCGTGGAACTAAAAAAAGCAGGTTTCAAGCGTTCCTGAACTTTTTTTGTTGGCTGCTTGGTAGTAAGCATGCTATGGACTGTTAAAGCCTCCATCAACTTATTATGGGTTATTTTGAGGCTAGTGTGATTTCAATGGTGGCAGCGTGCACACCCGGTGTGCAAAGAGCTGATTGCACACAGAGCTGAGATATTTATTTTGTGTCTGCACAGAGATGGGTGCCAGGTGGTGACTCCGCAAACCTAGCACCCCTTGGTTAACAGGCGGAAGACGTGTACACACCCCACGCAACAGCGATCGGTACTTTCACGGTTTCGCTCCGTCACCCTTGCTTCTTTTGGTTCTCACCAGCCTCAGCTCCACTTAGTCACAGCATCCTCCTCTTTTACTGCAGTGTTCCTGGAGGAGGGGGCTTCTGTTGGTCGGGGTCCTTCCCTTCCCGAGGGCAGGGTTTTTACTATGTTAATTAGGATAGTTCACTCAAAGTTCAAGCAGCTCTTTGATTTTATCAGTAGTAGTAGAGCCCCACTAATTTTTGTACTCCTTCCTCTTGCCTGCACTAACTACTAACTGTAGTTACCTTTAAACACTTAGTTTAGTTGGTCTGGGCTGATCGCTTCTCAAACACCCGTGTGCACTATGCAGAAACCCGCTGGCCAAGGGGCACTCTTTCCGTCGATGTATGTGGCTTGAGTGGCTTTTGTGGGAGTTCCTTCTTGTGCTGAAGTTATTCTGGCAATTTGTGAATCTGGGTCATATGGCAAATGTGGCCTCTCTTAGCACAGTGATTACAGTAGCTCATTTATAACCAAATCTTCAAAATGAGACATTTGGCAGGAGTGAATACCCTCTTTTATGAAATGCAGCAGATCTTAACTGATCTGTCTTTTCTGTGAGAGCTCTGTATGCGAGGGAGACATCACAGGGGAACTGCAGTCCAGGCTCTTGGAGGAGATgaagaatgttttttcttttggggtttgAATTTTAAATGCCATTCCTCCCCCATTTTTAACTCTTGGCTCCAGAAGTATGGACTCTGAAAGCTAAAGATAAAATCGGTCAATACTgctgagaaaaagcagaggagctgTAGTCCTCTTGCATGCAAGCTTTTTGATCTCTTGTACCAGCTCAGGAGATAAAGAGTTAAAGCTAGATTTCTGTCCAGTTCAACActgaacaagagaaaaaaatcaccaacaCCCAGTAGactgtgtgagagagagaacCCTGCAAAAATCATCTTTTCCTCAGTGGTGGGATAACTACAGCCTATGTTACAGGTGACTCCAGCCTGTATGTGGTCTGCAATCATGTGACAGTGAGAGGGAACAGAAAAGTAAATTGTGCTGATGTGTGGCCATCCAGGTGAATTTGAAAAGTCTACTTGGGAAGAAAGGGCTTTCTGCTTCTAACTTAAAATGTAGTCCTGTCAGCAGAAGAGAACTGGCAGGACACCTGGAGTTAAGCTTTAACAAGCAGGGCTTAAATGTAACTGTGCGACTCATTCATTTTGCAGGCTATTATGTTGCTGATTCCAGCTTTCTTGTTAATTGGATGGGCTGCAAGTGTGACCATGCTGAGTGTTGGACTGTTGTTGTACTCTTTTGGTGagcttttcaaaatgcattgAAAGCTAagcacaaataatttttcttcatgtatttgTTCACCCTGTTAAAAAAGATGCACTTCTAATTTCAAACTATAAGTAACAGAAAGTTGATGTTTCTGTTTATAAAATATGGAAGAAATagtgtctggttttgttttttttctgatgctgtttGTATCACGGGAAGTTGCCATAGTGATATTTGGAAGCATCTCCAGTGCTCCTGTTGTCCTGTCTCGCTGGGGAGCTCTtgagggtggggttttttcccctcttactAGACCTAGAAGCAAAATATTCACTAAATAGCTCATCtcaggaaaagaagggagaTGGCATGtctttgtatttctgtggtGGCTGCATCATTTCTTAGGCTGAAGAGACCTGCGCACTCTGAAGCTGAAGGCCGGAGTGTGCGTTCAGGCTGAGCGAGAGGGTAAATCAGTGTTGCCCTGAACACTGTGGcatggggctgtgctggctggaCACCGCTCTGCTCTCTTGCATTGCAAGCTGGTAGCTCAGGGAGGGAACAAAACTGCACCTATTGTTTCTGATAAGTGCAGATGGTTTTCAAAGATGTTTAAGTGTTTACATAAATAATATTCTGCCAATCTAAGCCGTTATTCAGGGAAATGATTATGAATGAAGTTGGATTCATCTACTGAAGTG
The Haliaeetus albicilla chromosome 1, bHalAlb1.1, whole genome shotgun sequence DNA segment above includes these coding regions:
- the MFSD10 gene encoding major facilitator superfamily domain-containing protein 10 isoform X1 gives rise to the protein MALRERESSSSSINDKQEQNCSRVITIVFLALFIDLLGFALILPLFPSILDYYSQTEDGFYLSLQRGVDWFAVMVGMPPERKYNSVLFGGLIGSIFSILQFFSSPLTGAVSDCLGRRPVILMTVMGLITSYALWAASRTFGIFLLSRIVGGISKGNVSLSTAIIADLHSPKARSKGMAMIGIAFSLGFTLGPMIGAYLAMETEKGEVFYLRSALLALMFAVADLIFIFFLLPETLPKEKRVSSVTSGFQAAVDLLSPLALFQFSAVTRGKESPSEENLQNLKILGLAYFLYLFLFSGLEYTLSFLTHQRFQFSSMQQGKMFFFIGITMAVIQGGYARRIKPGNEIRAVKKAIMLLIPAFLLIGWAASVTMLSVGLLLYSFAAAIVIPCLSAVVSGYGSASQKGRVMGILRSLGALARALGPILSATVYWLAGAEVCFTVCGAFFLIPFVLLSSIKQQRKEE